The window TTAACATGCAGTCAGTCTTCGCTGGTGGATTGACCACTCGCAAGATCAACACAAACAACCTTTTCTTCGCCGGAAACTTCCCTAATCTCAAGAGGAACTTCCCGGTGGGAGTGAGATGCATGGCTGAGGTACATATACTTTCCTCAACTTTGTAAACCCAACGGTCACTCTGTTAATATGAAATCCTGACCGTCTGTTGTTTGACTTTTGCAGGGAGAACCAATGAAGGATGAGTCTACACCGTTGACATCGGCGGCTCAGCCATTGCCTAAGTCATCGtccccaccaccacctcctcctcctactAAGCCAAAGGTAtcatttttgtatatgttagtATCATTCTGGTTATTAGTTATTTtctctcatgtttttttttttttgggtaaaattctctcatgtttttgttatttagaaacaATTCAAAGCTCCTTTTGTTTCATAAAAGTTAAACTTTAAATAACCAACACTtaatatatcttctttttttttgataaaagatataACACTTAATATATCTTTGTGTTATGATTATTGTTAACTGTTTTGTAAATGTCGACCAGATAATTAAATAcatcatttatatataatactaCGTTAAGAAGGAGAAAGGAAATTAATAAACTATGGATAGACACAAATTATAACCAATACTAGACATTAAGCAAAAGTATCTtctaaaatacttttaaaaagttttaagtGTTTTAAAATACTTCTACATTTTAAAATACTTAAGACAAACCTTTCTGATAAGTACTTGAGACAAACTTTGTTTTGTtcttaatttcaaatttataacaCACATCTTGGAAGGGTTATGAAGTAATGTGTTGATAATTTTGTGATGGTTAAATATAGGTGAGCACCAAGTTTAACGACTTGCTAGCGTTTAGCGGTCCAGCACCAGAGAGAATAAATGGCCGTTTAGCGATGGTTGGATTCGTGGCTGCCTTGGCAGTTGAACTTTCGAAGGGAGAAAACGTTTTCGCTCAGATCTCCGACGGTGGAGTCTCGTGGTTTCTTGGCACGACGGCGATCTTGACGCTTGCGTCCCTTGTGCCACTTTTCCAAGGCATCACCGCTGAGTCAAAGTCCAAAGGTTTCATGACATCAAACGCTGAACTTTGGAATGGACGTTTCGCAATGCTTGGTTTAGTCGCTTTGGCGTTCACTGAGTTTGTCAAGGGTGGAACCCTCATCTGaggaatatagttttggttttgcCCCTGAATTCTGTAAAGTAAAATCTGGATTGCTTTTTATGTCATCATGTTAAGTAATAGTGATGTATGAAAAACTTTGGgttataaaacatatttataattatCTTTGCAAAACAAGTAACATTCTTATAATCAGTAAATAGTGCTAACTTGatatcatttaaaaatttaCAGATTCAAGAACTTGAAAAGGAATTCATATATGGGCAACAAGAGTTATGGCCTGTCATTTTAGTTGCAAACCTAACGAATAACACAGTACACCATTTCACGAATTATGCACTCTTGTATTTATTGGTCCATCAATTACATGTGTTGTTTCCAGCTGCTTATAGTTTTCAAAAAGACCAAAAGCCCAAAAGACCCGTAATTTAGTAGAGATTTAAGAGGTTATATAGGTTGTGAATCAAAAACGGCGGGTCATGCACTACTTGATCGGCTGCTGGGTGGATGCGGATCAACAAAAGTTTGAAGCAGACGGATGCGGATTGTAGATTATAAATGCTGAACAGACGCTGGTCAgcaaacatatttaaaatcgcTAATATCCACCAAAAGATAaagcaaaaataatattatctaatttaattatacatattatataatgtataaatatactcatcaaaaataatttgtaattttaaaaatatatattaatttatgaaaatacttagtttatataattaaaaaaaaacattttaactaaaatatatataaattattattttaatttaattatttggatTTGCCGGTTATAACCCGATCACTCAAGCAAGGCGGAAACAGATATTTTAAACTTCTGTTGgaaaacaattttgaagaaaaaattgcaattcagaaaaaaaatcaatggtttttaatatattctttttcatttcatattaaatgtcattttgacatttttcacggagataaaaaaaattgtgtaatagactaatatatttttatttaatgtgtgattaattaaataaaaatagtttaaataaaagctTATTGGTTGTTCAAAAGAGTAAAGGATGAATTTAATGTACAAAGTTACATTGAAATCATAGAATGTCATTTATTTTGGAACAAATTTTTTTACCTAAAatgacatctatctatctatctatctatctatctatgtatctatctatctatctatctatctatgtatctatctattattatataaaagggTTTGAATCCCTCTTAGGCCATCCAGCTCAGCATCCAGCTAGGAAACTCAGCCTTCTTCGCGCTGCCACATGTCCATGCTTCTCTGTGCGTCGTTTCATTTAAACGAAGGTGACACGAGTTGGGCTCTGGTCGTGACATGGGCTTTTTGTTGTTGGCcctttgtgttttgtttttccaGAAGAGATGCGCCAACCCTAATCccgagaagaaaaaaaacaactccttcttcctcttcgaTGCGGCGGCGATGAGGGACTTTCGAGTTTCTTCGTTCTATCTGAAACGGTTCAATTAATGGAATCGAATTGACTGTCCTCTCCACGATCCATCCTCAATGGTTTGCAAAAGACGGTCTCAAAACGGTATAAATAGATGTGAGTGTTGCTCTCTTCTTACTCATACTCTCTTCGTAAATCTCATATCTTTCTAAGCGACTGTAATATGGCTACCAGAGTTTTCTTCTCAGATTTGAAGTCTGGCAGCAAGTGTTCATCCGTCGTCAAGGCGAGACTCTTGCGATACTGGGAAGCCCGGAATGTGAAACGCGGCGGCGAGTTGATGTGGGTTGACATGTTCTTGATCGACGTTAATGTAAgttcttattttttgtttgctgttttataaattttggctTCGATCATCTGTGTgaagtttgtttttaatttttttgtttgctgttttatatattttggctTCGATCATCTGGCTTGATTTTGTTTCTGTGTTATGTCAATACGGTGCATTCGACCATAATGCAAGCCACCGTCTATGCTAACCGCCTTCAGAGATTCCGGTCTAAGCTCGCCGCCGGAAAGATGTTTTCTAAATTCTATATCCGGTTTTGATGTTGCCCGGTGTGCTCAGAATTACCGTCTCACCGACTCTCCTTTGCTTGGTTTATGTGGCCACCTTTTGTTAAGAATAGATTACTTTAACATTCTGGCAATTACATAATCAATCTGTTAACGAGACGacacaaattttaaataatgattccACCTTTGCAGGCCTTGAAAGACAGCCTAGAAGAGTTCTGAAAAATCATCAGAGCAATCAGTGTTTGAAGCAAATTTACACAACCAGATAAGTAATCTATTTACTCAGGTATATAGCCTTATCAAAATCTCTAATCCTTTTTTCCActcacttttaaaattataatccaTAAACATCAAAATCTGATCAAGCTATTGAATCCATATGTAAGTTAAACATCTGAAAGCTCAAGTTTTGTGATGAAGTTCTAAACCTTCTAAAGTTGAAAAGATATACATATAATTGAATTGGCCTttgacttttaacagttttttttttgctactaTTAATATCATTAAAGTGAAACAAGATTTACATCAAGATAATCTAATTTTAGTGTTGCCTAAAGAGCTTTCGGTTCTTCCTTGCAGAGATCTAGATACTGTTCTTGATATCGTGATCAATATTGTGAAAAATAGTTGCAGTGGAAGTGAGGTGTTGTTGTGAAGAACAATGTTACCCTGTTTCCAAATATGAAACACGACAGCTTGAGACACCATTTTCCGAAGGAGGAGCCGGTGCTTCCATCTCATAGTAGCAGCAGAAGCAGAAACAGTACTGACGTTGGAATTGTTGGCATGATTACTTCTGATCCATGCTAGCAGTTCTCACCAATTAATAAACATTTGCAATGATCCGCTTATACGTGAGAGAATCATACTCCATATCTGAGCTATAGTCACAGCTGAGAAGAAGGTGATCTATGGTTGCTGGATCCCGAGAACCGAGGTACCTTGCTGTTTGGCTGCGTATGTTTgatctgaaaatatttaaattcgtATGTATACATACACAATTGGTACTATAATTGGTTTGTTTTGTGATACATTATTATTAGTTAATACAAAGAAGGGTCCATTTCCGTTGACCAAACATGTGAAAAACAAAGATGAACAAATGAATTGAACACAATAAAACTAACAACCTGACAAGAACATAAATTAAACCAAATGATCTAATCTTAAACAAATAGATCACAATATTTACATTCTCAAAATAATTACAAACATAGTCCACTATAACCACATCAACCGGTGAATTTGAAATATAGCTAATTGCAACTGAGAATGAgatcaaatatttttacatcAAACAATTTTAATTGAAAgggaaaataaaaagtaaaaaatagtaatCAATAAATAATGATtatcatataatttataatcaaattttcaaattaaaagagTATTAGACAAAATACATAAACTCAATATCAAAGTTTGACTATTGACAAGGTAAACTTGGGATGCCGAAGACAAGAGATAGAGACAAGAAATTCATCATGAATTTGAGATTcatctcttttcatttttttattcttattcatAAAGATGGCCTGATTTGCTTgattaaatataaagttttttcCTTTGAGGTAGTTTGCTTTCGAGTTTGTCATTTAGTTTGGTTTTTGTCTAACTTTTCATTTGTCATGGCTTCTCATAAATTGGTTTGGAGGACAATAGCATTCAGTTGTTTGGACAAtcactataatatatttttttatctaaaatacttaaaaattatttgaattattcGAATTTTTATCAGAAAATCTAAAATCTGATATTAATGCGAAaaactcttctttttttaacCTTTTAACCCAAATTAATCGAAAAACCAAAACCGACCTGG is drawn from Brassica rapa cultivar Chiifu-401-42 chromosome A05, CAAS_Brap_v3.01, whole genome shotgun sequence and contains these coding sequences:
- the LOC103868967 gene encoding early light-induced protein 1, chloroplastic, yielding MATASFNMQSVFAGGLTTRKINTNNLFFAGNFPNLKRNFPVGVRCMAEGEPMKDESTPLTSAAQPLPKSSSPPPPPPPTKPKVSTKFNDLLAFSGPAPERINGRLAMVGFVAALAVELSKGENVFAQISDGGVSWFLGTTAILTLASLVPLFQGITAESKSKGFMTSNAELWNGRFAMLGLVALAFTEFVKGGTLI